ACGTTTGCTCCGCCGATCGGAACTACCTGCTTTTCCTGCATCGGCATTATCGTTGCACCGAGATCGAATTTGGCATTCTGTTTTAGATAACCGAGACTTCCTGTAGAACGGACGACCATCGCTATTCTACCGGAAAGGTCGAGCTCATTTCCGCCAGTCGTTCCGAATATGAAAATTCCCTCTCTTACACCTTTCTGGAAGAAGTTCCAGGCGTTTACCGTCTCGGGAGAGTAGATCAACATTTTTCTGCCATCTTCCGATATGATCTGTCCGCCGAATTGCCATATGTAGGCTTCCAGAAGCCAGTCGTCAATACCAAATCTGTAACCGTAAATGTCGGGACCCAACGTCTTGATCTGTTTGGACGCGGCATAGACTTCGGTCCATGTTTTCGGAGGATTGTCGGGGTCGAGTCCGGCCTGTCTGAAGAGATCCCTGTTTATGTACAGAAGGGGCGTACTGCAGTTCAATGGAAGTCCGAGAAGCCCCTGGTCGTAGGTGTTGGCGGCTATGAATCTGGGCCAGAAATCGTCGAGTGTCGCAGCGAATTCCGGATCGTTCTTGATAAAGACGTTCAAATCCTGGAAAGCTCCCCCGTCAACAAACTGACCGATTCTTGACTGCTCTATCTGGGCTAGTGTAGGCACATCACCGGCTACCAGAGCTGCCAGCAGTTTCTGCATTGTATCCTGATAGTTTCCAGTGTAGACTGCCTCGACTTCGATTTTGCCTTCCTGGAGTTTGTTAAATTCGGCAACGATGTCCAGAAGTGTCTGTGAGTAAATGCCCGTCTGCGCATACCACATAGTGACCTTTACGGGAGCTGCAAAGACAAGTGCAACAACTCCGAGTACAAGAAGCACTAACAGAGTCTTTCTCATAAAAAAACCTCCCCTTTCGAAATTTGGGTTATTCCTTCAAACCCGAGATGCTTATTCCTTCGACAAACTGTCTCTGAACAAAGAAAAAGAAAACTATTACTGGCAAAACCGCCGTCGTCGAAGCGGCCATTCTCATAGTCCACTGAGTCTCCCATCCACTAACGAACTGCGAAATTCCGACCTGGATCATCTGTTTCTTGGCATCGTTTATAACAATGAGCGGCCACATGTATTCGTTCCAATGTGCGAGGAAAGTGTATAGAGACATCGTGTACAGGGCCGGTTTCGACAGCGGAATGATGATCTTCAAAAAGATCTTCATCCTGCTGGCGCCATCGATAATAGCCGCCTCTTCCAGTTCTTTTGGTATTCCCATGAAGAACTGCCTCAACAGGAAGATGCCAAAGGCCGAACTCATGAACGGCACTATCAGAGCTTTGTACTGATTTATCCAACCGAATTGCTTCACGATGACGTAGAGAGGAACCATGGTTACTTCCGGCGGAACCATAAGCGTTCCGATCAAGACCATGAAGACAACGCTCGAACCTTTGAATCTTATTCTCGCCAGGCCGTAAGCGGCGAGCGAGTTGAAGACAAGCTGTAAAAACGTCACCGAAAGAGCAACGAATAGAGTATTGACAACGTATTGGCTAAGAGGGATTAACTGAAAGGCCTTCACGAAATTCCTGAAATCGAAGATCGTTGGCAGAAAACTGGGCGGTATTGTGAAGGCCGCGTCCTCCGTTTTGAAAGAAGTGACCAGCATCCATATGAATGGTAGATTGATCACAATCGCGACGAACAATACCATTAGTACCACTATTGTTCTCAGGGCGATATGAGGTTTTTTTCTCATGAGTAATGCACCCTCTTTTTGCTGACCGCGAATTGAATTAGAGTGAGAACTACCATCAAGGCGAACATAAACACGGCGATGGCCGAGGCGTAACCGAATTTAATATACTTGAAGGCATTTTCATACAGGTAGTAGGTTATGACCTGGGTGCTCTTGGCCGGTCCGCCACGCGTCATGACAGATACGGAAACGAAGACCCTGAAAGAGGCGATGAACTGCATGATAACAACGAACAGCGTGGTCGGTGAGAGGAGCGGAAGAGTTATACTCCTGAACTTATTCCAGGAGGTTGCACCGTCGATCTCTGCTGCTTCGTAGTAAGTCCTTGGTATAGTCTGAAGTCCGGCCAGAAAGAGAACCATATTGTAGCCCACACGTTTCCAGACGCCAACGATTATCAGCGCGAGCAGAGCATAATTGGGATCACTCAACCATTTGATGTTATTTATGCCGAACCACGAGAGAAAATAATTCATCAGTCCGAAATTTGGTTCATAAAGCCATCCCCAAATGACGGCAGCCGCGGCCATCGAGGTTACAACGGGGATATAAAAGAGAGTTCTGAAGATTCCCTTTCCCTTCAACCACTCGATATTCAACAACATGGCTAAAAGGAGGCCTAAAACAACCGAAGGAACGACTGTGCCAAGAACGTAAAGGACCGTTGTCCAGAGAGAGTTCCAGAAATCCGGAGTCTCGAACATCCTTATGTAGTTTTCCAGACCCACCCACTTCATCGGTCGGATCATGTTCCAGCTGTGAAACGATACGTAGAAAGCCCAGGCCAGTGGAAGATAGATAAAAACCACCTGAACAACGAGTGCGGGCGTTACCGTCAACCAACCGGTCATAACCTCCCTGGAACGACGCCGCAAGTGTATCACCCCTCTTATCCGAAAGTACGCAAAATTAGTTACAGCGATTATGACGGCAAAATTCAGGCACGAGATCAAAAACCAGATCAAAAAAAAAGAAAGCCGACGCCATAAAGACGCAACTTTCTCATCATCTCTGTCACGCTATGAATAGTTTAGCATATTCATCAACGCGAAATCAACCTGCGGGAAATGTTGGCTCTTCGATCGTCCTTTCGTGTTATCATTCCCAGCGGGAGAATGAATCATCATATAAGGAAAGGATTATCTGAAGCGGGGTGACTGGATTGCCGAAAGTACCGATAGAGGAAAATTACAATGAGAAAGACGAGTTTCGTTTCGATGGAAAGACGGCTCTGATACTCTCCGGCGGCGGCGCGAGGGGCAGCTACCAAATAGGCTGCTGGAAAGCCCTCAAGGACCATGGAATAGAGATAGCCGGTGTTTACGGTACCTCGGTAGGTTCGATAAACGCCGCGGCGGTCGCGATGAATAACTTCGAGTTGGCGGCTGAACTGTGGAAAAAAATAGATTATTCGACGGTGATGGAGATATCTCCTGAAGTGGAATCAGTAATTCAGATGGCCAAAGCCAAAGCAGGCATCAGAGAGGTCTTCATGGGTATCAAACTTCTTATGGATGGCCGAGGAATCGATATAACTCCCTTGAGGAGATACCTCCATTCCATGATCGATGAAGAGCGCATCAGAAGATCGGGTATCGATTTCGGATTGGTCACATATTCCCTTAGCGAGATGAAACCGGTTATGCTTTACATAGACGAGATACCCCGCGGAATGCTCGTCGATTACATTCTTGCGAGCGCCAACTACCCCGTTTTCAAAAGAGAGGAGTTCGATCGCCGCAAATTCATAGACGGCGGGGTTTATATAAACATTCCCATAGACATGGCCAGAAAAAGGGGCTTTATAGACATGGTCATAATCGATATAGGCACCAAGAGCCTTATAGACAGACTTAGAGTTATAACCGGAGCCTTCGAAAAAGACAAAACCCTGTATATAAGGCCCAAAAGACACTTCGGCAGCCCTATGCAGTTCGAACGCGAGATAACAATGAAATATCTTGTCGAAGGCTACCTCGATACTCTGATGGCTCTGGGAATCGTTCAGGGCAGTTATACCTACATCTACGAGACAGAGGATCTGCTGGCGAGACTGTTCTGGTCCATAGACGAAGAAACGTTTTCCAGGGCGCTCGGTATTCTGAACATAGAGCGTAAGAAAACGGAAAGCCCCATGTACTTTTACTTCAAACAACTTCTGCCGCTTCTAGAAATTGGTCTCAAGACCTGCGGAAGCAAAGGCGTTCTGTGCGGGCTCGCCGATTACACCTTCGGGCTGATGGAGGTCGAAGAACTCGGGCTTTACTCCGGACTCGATTTTTTCGAAGCGATATCCGCAAGACCCCCGACCTCTTTAGAAAGCCTTCGCGGTGCCACAATCAACGAGATACCCCTTGCCGGCCTGCTGGAGATGTTATCGCTCGTGTACAGAAAGAGCCGGTTCAAGGTGAAAAGACCGGCCAGATTCGATCAATATCGGAGTAGCCTGGATTTCCTGGGAGCGAAGTGAAAATCCTGGCGCGATCACCTGACGGGGTTCAACAACTTTCTCAAATAATAGCCGGTATGGCTGAACCTCGTCTCGGCCACTTCCTCGGGCGTCCCCGAGATCACGACCTCTCCCCCTCTGGCTCCTCCTTCCGGTCCGAGGTCTATTATATAATCGGCGTTCTTTATAACGTCCATGTTGTGTTCCACCACAACCACGGTGTTTCCGAGTTCGACCAGCCTCTTGAGGACTTTCACCAGTTTTGACACATCGTCAAAGTGAAGTCCTGTGGTGGGCTCGTCGAGAATGTAGAAGGTACTGCCGGTAGATTTTTTCTTCAATTCCGAAGCCAGTTTTATTCTCTGTGCCTCTCCTCCAGAAAGCGTGGTCGCTGGCTGGCCAAGCCTTATATAACCCAGTCCGACATCGTTGAGCAGCTCCAGTATCCTGTTGAGAACCGGTATTCTTTCGAAAAAAGAAGTGGCCTCTTCCACAGTCATGTTCAAAACATCCGAGATCGATCTACCCCTATATTTTATCTCCATGGTCTCTTTATTGTAGCGACGGCCTTTACAGACATCGCACTCCACGTAAACATCCGGCAGGAACTGCATCTCGATCTTTATCATTCCATGTCCCTGGCAGGCTTCACACCTTCCTCCTTTAACATTGAAGGAGAACCGCCCTTTCGAGTAGCCTCTCGCTCTTGCCTCTTGCGTTTTAGCGAATAGATCCCTAACGAAATCGAAGAGACCGGTATAGGTAGCCGGGTTGGATCTCGGCGTTCTACCTATGGGGCTTTGGTCTATAACTATTACGCTGTCGATCGCTTCCCAGCCTTCGAGGCTGGCTCCGGTATCTATCGGGGTTTTGGAGTTGCCCAGACGGTTTTTTAAAGAGGGGTAAACCGTGTCCATCACCAGTGAACTCTTGCCACTGCCGGAGACCCCCGTAACAGTTATGAACCTACCCAGGGGAAAGGCGACGTCTATGTTTTTCAGATTGTTGCGCGATGCTCCCCTTACTGTCAACCAGCCGCGATCGCCGTTGCCGGCGACTTCAAGCCTCGGGACTGAACACTCACCTTTTAGATACCTTCCCGTCAGAGATCTTTCAGGAGGATCTTCGATGAGTCTCTGCGTAGGGCCCTGATATACTATCTCTCCGCCGTGAACACCCGCTCCCGGCCCCACATCCACAATGTAATCGGAACTTCTTATAACTTCTTCGTCATGTTCGACTACTATCACCGTGTTTCCCAGGTCGCGCAGGTTCTTGAGAGTTTTGATAAGTCTATCGTTGTCTCGGGAATGGAGACCGATGGTCGGTTCGTCCAGTACGTAGGTAACTCCGGTGAGACCCGAGCCAATCTGCGTGGCCAACCTTATTCTTTGGGACTCCCCGCCGGATAGCGTCATCGCGTATCTTGAGAGCGTAATATAATCTAAACCGACATCTATCAGAAACTTCAATCTCTTCTCGATCTCGCCCATGAGTTCGCCGACTATCTCGAACTGGTGTTCGCTGAGGTGTATTTCCTGCACAAAATCGAAGAGCTCCTGGATCGTCATATCGGAAATTGATGCGATATTCCTGTCCTTGAGTGTAACGGCCAGAGCCTCGGGGCGCAGCCGCTGCCCGTTGCACTGAGTGCAGGTTTGCTGAACCATGAAACTGCTCTCCATCCAGTAGCGCATTTCTTCGGACTGGGTTTCCTGGTATCGCCTCTTGAGGTTGTTGATAACACCTTCGTAAGGCCTTTTCAATTCGTAGGTCAGTCTTTCCGATTTGTACTTCATGGTTATGTCATCGGTTGTGCCAAAGAGCAGGGCATTTTTCACGTCTTCTCGCAAATCTTTGAAAGGTTTATCTGGAGAATCCCCGAGCGATTCGATAACCCTGATCAACATCTTCATGGTGAAACTGTCCTGTGACCCAGAGATAGCTTTGAAGGCACCTTTTAGTACGCTCAGATCTTCGTTGACGACTAGATCCCTGGAGAATTCCATTGTATACCCCAGGCCATGACATCTAGGACAGGCACCAAAAGGATTGTTGAAGGAGAAGATTTTGGGGCTTATCTCAGGAAGGCTTATCCCACAGACCGGGCAGGCAAAGTTCTCGCTGAAGATCTTTCTCTCCTCTGTTTCTATCAAACCCACCTCCACGAATCCGTTCCCTTCGTGGAGTGCCATCTCTACGCTGTCGGCGATTCTCGAGGCGTTCTCTCTCTCGACTTTCAACCTGTCGATCACCAGGCTTATTGTGTGTCTCTTGTTCTTGTCTAGTTTTAAATCCTCTTCGAGATCGTAGATATGATCGTCGATCTCCACGCGCACGTAACCCTTCTTTCTGAGATTCTCCAACTCCTTCTTGAATTCGCCTTTCTTCTCCTTGCAAATCGGTGAGTATATGGCTATTCTAGAACCTTCGGAGAACTCTTTGAAGATACCCTCCACTATCTCGTCGAGACTCTGTCGCTGAACTGTTCTTCCGCATGAAGGACAATGTGGCACGCCGACACGCGCGTAAAGAATTCTCAAATGATCGTGGATCTCCGTTACCGTTCCGACAGTGGATCTTGGGTTGTGACTGACGGTCTTCTGTTCTATGGCTATTGCAGGCGAAAGCCCTTCGATGCTCTCTACATCGGGTCTTTTCAGTTCACCCAGAAACTGTCTAGCGTAGGTTGAAAGCGATTCTAAATACCGTCTCTGACCTTCGGCGTAAATGGTATCCAGTGCGAGTGAAGATTTGCCAGAACCGGAAAGGCCGGTTATGATCGTTAACGAGTTTTTGGGTATTTCGACGTTCACGTTCTTCAGATTGTGGACTCTGGCCCCCTTGACAGATATGTATCTATCCATTGCTGCACTCCTCGACGAGCTCAACGAGCTCTTGACAGGTCTCCTCCACTTCGTGCGAATCGACGCCTTCGACCATCACTCTCACATACGGTTCGGTGCCCGATGGACGTAATACTATACGCAGATCGCTCTTGCATTCGAGTTCGCAGAGTCTTGTCTTAAGCTTTTCACACTCCATGACGCCTTTTTTATCGGAAACAGGCACGTTCTTGAGCAGCTGGGGAAACACCGGGAACTCCTTAAGGAAGTCCTCTAGAGTTTCACCGAGCTCACTCAGAGTATTTAACGTTTCCAGTGAAGTTATCAGACCGTCTCCGGTAGTACTTCTGTCCAGGAATATGATGTGTCCGGACTGCTCTCCGCCCAGAACACCGCCGGTCTGTAGCATTCTCTCAAGAACGTATTTATCGCCGACCTTTGTTCTCTCCAGACCGATTCCTCTGCCGGAGAGATACTTCTCGAAACCGAGGTTGGACATCACTGTCGCAACGACGCGGTTGCCCTTCAATCTACCCTGCCTGACCATTTTTCTCGAATTGAGGGCCATTAGCATATCGCCGTCCACAACACGCGAACCCTGAAGAACGAAAAGGCATCTGTCGGCATCGCCATCGAAGAGTATTCCGACCTCTCTTTCCCCGAGAGCCGCTCCAATGAACTCCGGGTGAAGTGAGCCACACCCATCGTTGATGTTTATGCCGTTGGGCTCCATACAGATGAATCGGGCTTCTATGCCGAGTTCATTATAGACAGGTTCGACGACCGTAGTGATTGCGCCGTTCGCCCCGTCGAGAACGAGCTCATTATCGGGGAATTTCTGGCCTGTGAAGATCTTTATGATGTAATCTATGTACTCCTCACGATAAGATGTGACTGTGCGTGTCTTCCCAACACCTGAATAAACGGTATAATGGAAGGGTTTGTTCACTATGAGATTTTCGATCTCGACCTCGTCTTCATCAGAGATTTTCATCCCTTTGGCCAGTACTTTTATACCATTGTAAACTGCCGGATTGTGGGAAGCCGAGATAACCGCTCCGATAGTGTCCAATTTCCTGGTTATATACGCCAGCGAAGGTGTCGGCATAACGCCAGCAAAGTCGACGTTCATGCCTGCTGAAGCGGCTCCCGCGGCCAGTGCGTTTTCTAAAAGATCGCCCGAGCTCCTGGTGTCTTTGGCAATGATAAAGTTCCTATATTTTCCGAGATAGTATCTCCCTATGGCGTTTCCAAGCTTCATTGCGAGTTCTGCAGTCAATTCTTCGTTTATAACCCCCCTGATACCGTCTGTACCGAAGAGTTTCTTCATCTTTTCGCCCCCGATAATCAACATTTCTATACCTATCCTTTAGTTTACCACACAATTGCGTTGACAACTTTAACTACGGTCTATATAATTGTCTGTGTTGGAGAGATGGCCGAGCGGTCGAAGGCGTACGCCTGGAGAGCGTATGACGAGCAAAACTCGTCCGTGGGTTCAAATCCCACTCTCTCCGCCATTAAAAAGGCAGCCCGTCTTCATGACGGGTTTTTCCTTCTGGGCATACATTTTGAACAGATTG
This portion of the Mesotoga infera genome encodes:
- a CDS encoding ABC transporter substrate-binding protein, coding for MRKTLLVLLVLGVVALVFAAPVKVTMWYAQTGIYSQTLLDIVAEFNKLQEGKIEVEAVYTGNYQDTMQKLLAALVAGDVPTLAQIEQSRIGQFVDGGAFQDLNVFIKNDPEFAATLDDFWPRFIAANTYDQGLLGLPLNCSTPLLYINRDLFRQAGLDPDNPPKTWTEVYAASKQIKTLGPDIYGYRFGIDDWLLEAYIWQFGGQIISEDGRKMLIYSPETVNAWNFFQKGVREGIFIFGTTGGNELDLSGRIAMVVRSTGSLGYLKQNAKFDLGATIMPMQEKQVVPIGGANVFMFSSRPAAEKQAAWEFLKFLTSTENSMKWSLATGYMTSRISAFESPEIQKIMTDDPRFALTYQQLRDSAVRRPWYGPYPEVHAMITSAWESVMSDPTKDVDAVLKQLHKDAQRVLDDYY
- a CDS encoding carbohydrate ABC transporter permease, which produces MRKKPHIALRTIVVLMVLFVAIVINLPFIWMLVTSFKTEDAAFTIPPSFLPTIFDFRNFVKAFQLIPLSQYVVNTLFVALSVTFLQLVFNSLAAYGLARIRFKGSSVVFMVLIGTLMVPPEVTMVPLYVIVKQFGWINQYKALIVPFMSSAFGIFLLRQFFMGIPKELEEAAIIDGASRMKIFLKIIIPLSKPALYTMSLYTFLAHWNEYMWPLIVINDAKKQMIQVGISQFVSGWETQWTMRMAASTTAVLPVIVFFFFVQRQFVEGISISGLKE
- a CDS encoding carbohydrate ABC transporter permease, which translates into the protein MTGWLTVTPALVVQVVFIYLPLAWAFYVSFHSWNMIRPMKWVGLENYIRMFETPDFWNSLWTTVLYVLGTVVPSVVLGLLLAMLLNIEWLKGKGIFRTLFYIPVVTSMAAAAVIWGWLYEPNFGLMNYFLSWFGINNIKWLSDPNYALLALIIVGVWKRVGYNMVLFLAGLQTIPRTYYEAAEIDGATSWNKFRSITLPLLSPTTLFVVIMQFIASFRVFVSVSVMTRGGPAKSTQVITYYLYENAFKYIKFGYASAIAVFMFALMVVLTLIQFAVSKKRVHYS
- a CDS encoding patatin-like phospholipase family protein — translated: MPKVPIEENYNEKDEFRFDGKTALILSGGGARGSYQIGCWKALKDHGIEIAGVYGTSVGSINAAAVAMNNFELAAELWKKIDYSTVMEISPEVESVIQMAKAKAGIREVFMGIKLLMDGRGIDITPLRRYLHSMIDEERIRRSGIDFGLVTYSLSEMKPVMLYIDEIPRGMLVDYILASANYPVFKREEFDRRKFIDGGVYINIPIDMARKRGFIDMVIIDIGTKSLIDRLRVITGAFEKDKTLYIRPKRHFGSPMQFEREITMKYLVEGYLDTLMALGIVQGSYTYIYETEDLLARLFWSIDEETFSRALGILNIERKKTESPMYFYFKQLLPLLEIGLKTCGSKGVLCGLADYTFGLMEVEELGLYSGLDFFEAISARPPTSLESLRGATINEIPLAGLLEMLSLVYRKSRFKVKRPARFDQYRSSLDFLGAK
- the uvrA gene encoding excinuclease ABC subunit UvrA; this translates as MDRYISVKGARVHNLKNVNVEIPKNSLTIITGLSGSGKSSLALDTIYAEGQRRYLESLSTYARQFLGELKRPDVESIEGLSPAIAIEQKTVSHNPRSTVGTVTEIHDHLRILYARVGVPHCPSCGRTVQRQSLDEIVEGIFKEFSEGSRIAIYSPICKEKKGEFKKELENLRKKGYVRVEIDDHIYDLEEDLKLDKNKRHTISLVIDRLKVERENASRIADSVEMALHEGNGFVEVGLIETEERKIFSENFACPVCGISLPEISPKIFSFNNPFGACPRCHGLGYTMEFSRDLVVNEDLSVLKGAFKAISGSQDSFTMKMLIRVIESLGDSPDKPFKDLREDVKNALLFGTTDDITMKYKSERLTYELKRPYEGVINNLKRRYQETQSEEMRYWMESSFMVQQTCTQCNGQRLRPEALAVTLKDRNIASISDMTIQELFDFVQEIHLSEHQFEIVGELMGEIEKRLKFLIDVGLDYITLSRYAMTLSGGESQRIRLATQIGSGLTGVTYVLDEPTIGLHSRDNDRLIKTLKNLRDLGNTVIVVEHDEEVIRSSDYIVDVGPGAGVHGGEIVYQGPTQRLIEDPPERSLTGRYLKGECSVPRLEVAGNGDRGWLTVRGASRNNLKNIDVAFPLGRFITVTGVSGSGKSSLVMDTVYPSLKNRLGNSKTPIDTGASLEGWEAIDSVIVIDQSPIGRTPRSNPATYTGLFDFVRDLFAKTQEARARGYSKGRFSFNVKGGRCEACQGHGMIKIEMQFLPDVYVECDVCKGRRYNKETMEIKYRGRSISDVLNMTVEEATSFFERIPVLNRILELLNDVGLGYIRLGQPATTLSGGEAQRIKLASELKKKSTGSTFYILDEPTTGLHFDDVSKLVKVLKRLVELGNTVVVVEHNMDVIKNADYIIDLGPEGGARGGEVVISGTPEEVAETRFSHTGYYLRKLLNPVR
- the glmM gene encoding phosphoglucosamine mutase, translated to MKKLFGTDGIRGVINEELTAELAMKLGNAIGRYYLGKYRNFIIAKDTRSSGDLLENALAAGAASAGMNVDFAGVMPTPSLAYITRKLDTIGAVISASHNPAVYNGIKVLAKGMKISDEDEVEIENLIVNKPFHYTVYSGVGKTRTVTSYREEYIDYIIKIFTGQKFPDNELVLDGANGAITTVVEPVYNELGIEARFICMEPNGININDGCGSLHPEFIGAALGEREVGILFDGDADRCLFVLQGSRVVDGDMLMALNSRKMVRQGRLKGNRVVATVMSNLGFEKYLSGRGIGLERTKVGDKYVLERMLQTGGVLGGEQSGHIIFLDRSTTGDGLITSLETLNTLSELGETLEDFLKEFPVFPQLLKNVPVSDKKGVMECEKLKTRLCELECKSDLRIVLRPSGTEPYVRVMVEGVDSHEVEETCQELVELVEECSNG